A genomic window from Salvia splendens isolate huo1 chromosome 11, SspV2, whole genome shotgun sequence includes:
- the LOC121756065 gene encoding SWI/SNF complex subunit SWI3C-like, producing the protein MPASSSEARARWRKRKRDNSVARKSKLKEHDDGILDDNDDDDDPDLDPPQNHLESEDDPQIHTSDRKTQITGEKGDEKLVAGGLKLCEFPVAIKREINMPHSSVFRIVEFERAARYGDSIGLGQSGVPVLENISYGQLQALSAVPRDNPALLGVPSEETASACGGGSYVITPPRIVAGGGVTKRLGSAGRVHVVPVHSEWFSPNSVHRLERQVVPHFFSGKSSEHTPEKYMECRNFIVAMYMENPEKHLAVANCQGLEAGIDNEDLTRIVRFLDHWGIINYCATPPKHEAPKGGTYLCEDSNNELHVPLSALKSIESLIKFDKPKCRLKATDVYPELACQQEEDSDIDSAIREKLSEHQCNCCSRPIPAVYYQSQKEVDAGLCLDCYHEAGFIAGHSSLDFMKENSTKDYGDLDGDSWSDQEALLLLEGMQLYNENWNKIAEHVGSKSKAQCILHFVRLPLDGAPLDSIDVPSTSDLSNLSNHERSEPISNGICLEGEDTESKFPFSSSGNPVMSLVAFLASALGPRVAAACAHASLGSLSMESSKEGSPGGSLSQHDAEGATLSAEKVISAAEDGLAAAAMKAKLFADHEEREIQRLSANIINHQLKRLELKLKQFAEFETLLMRECEQMERTRQRIAAEQALVMSGQFGSAGVQRPMGLPGVSNCNSAMNNYAGNRQHIQGSQQPFVSGYGNNQPIHPHMSLMQQQQQQQQQQQGMYGLGPRLPLSAIHPSSSAPNTMFNPTSNSQPSLGYPMLRPLSGTKSGLG; encoded by the exons ATGCCAGCTTCCTCCTCAG AAGCAAGAGCAAGGTGGAGAAAGCGGAAAAGGGATAACTCAGTGGCGCGTAAGTCTAAACTGAAAGAGCATGATGATGGCATACTTGATGATAACGATGACGATGATGACCCAGATCTGGACCCCCCACAGAACCATCTGGAAAGCGAAGACGATCCTCAAATTCATACCTCTGATAGGAAAACCCAGATAACAGGAGAAAAAGGGGATGAAAAGCTAGTTGCTGGTGGACTGAAGTTATGTGAGTTTCCAGTTGCTATTAAGAGGGAGATAAATATGCCCCACTCATCTGTCTTCCGAATTGTGGAATTTGAGAGGGCTGCAAGATATGGGGATAGCATAGGCCTAGGGCAGAGTGGGGTGCCAGTGTTGGAGAATATTTCTTATGGTCAGCTGCAGGCACTTTCTGCAGTGCCTCGAGACAATCCCGCTCTTTTAGGGGTTCCCTCAGAGGAGACTGCAAGTGCTTGTGGGGGTGGTTCATATGTGATCACGCCACCTAGGATAGTTGCTGGCGGTGGTGTTACTAAAAGGCTCGGGAGCGCAGGGCGTGTTCATGTTGTCCCAGTACATTCAG AATGGTTTTCACCAAATTCAGTCCATAGATTGGAGAGACAAGTGGTTCCACATTTTTTTTCTGGAAAATCCTCAGAACATACACCTGAAAAGTATATGGAATGTCGGAATTTCATTGTTGCTATGTATATGGAAAACCCTGAAAAGCACCTAGCTGTGGCTAACTGCCAGGGCCTAGAAGCTGGTATTGATAATGAGGACTTAACTCGAATTGTGAGGTTTCTGGATCACTGGGGGATTATCAACTATTGTGCAACTCCTCCTAAGCATGAGGCCCCAAAGGGTGGAACTTACTTGTGTGAGGATTCAAATAACGAACTTCACGTCCCTTTGTCTGCTTTGAAATCTATAGAGAGCTTAATCAAGTTTGACAAGCCAAAATGTAGGTTGAAGGCAACTGATGTTTATCCAGAACTTGCATGTCAGCAGGAAGAGGATTCTGACATTGACAGTGCTATTAGAGAAAAGTTATCCGAGCATCAATGCAACTGTTGTTCACGACCTATTCCTGCAGTGTACTACCAGTCGCAGAAGGAG GTTGATGCGGGACTCTGTTTGGATTGCTATCATGAGGCGGGATTCATTGCTGGTCACTCTAGCCTTGATTTTATGAAAGAGAATTCCACGAAAGATTATGGAGACCTGGACGGGGATAGTTGGTCTGACCAGGAAGCGTTGCTGCTTCTTGAGGGAATGCAGCTTTATAATGAGAATTGGAATAAAATTGCAGAGCATGTTGGCTCCAAATCAAAAGCACAGTGCATTCTCCATTTTGTCCGTCTTCCTCTAGATGGCGCTCCACTGGACAGTATTGATGTTCCAAGCACATCTGATTTGTCGAATTTGAGCAATCATGAAAGATCAGAGCCAATTTCAAATG GCATTTGCTTGGAAGGGGAAGATACTGAAAGCAAATTTCCTTTCTCAAGCTCTGGAAACCCAGTGATGTCTCTG GTGGCGTTTCTTGCTTCTGCATTGGGGCCAAGAGTGGCTGCAGCCTGTGCCCATGCATCTTTGGGTTCATTGTCTATGGAGAGTAGCAAAGAAGGGAGTCCCGGAG GTTCTTTGAGCCAACATGATGCTGAAGGTGCTACACTATCTGCTGAAAAAGTGATCTCTGCGGCCGAAGATGGCCTTGCTGCAGCAGCCATGAAGGCAAAGCTTTTTGCTGATCACGAAGAGCGTGAAATCCAGCGGTTATCTGCTAATATTATTAACCATCAG TTAAAGCGATTGGAGCTAAAGTTGAAGCAGTTTGCAGAATTTGAAACATTGCTAATGAGAGAATGTGAGCAGATGGAAAGGACCAGGCAGAGGATTGCTGCTGAACAGGCCCTCGTGATGTCGGGACAGTTTGGTTCTGCTGGCGTGCAACGGCCAATGGGGCTGCCAGGTGTCAGTAATTGTAATTCTGCTATGAACAATTATGCAGGAAATAGACAGCACATTCAAGGCTCCCAGCAACCTTTCGTTTCTGGATACGGAAACAACCAACCCATACATCCCCACATGTCCCTGAtgcaacagcagcagcagcaacaacaacaacaacaggGAATGTATGGCCTGGGTCCTAGGCTGCCCCTTTCAGCTATACATCCATCTTCTTCAGCCCCTAATACCATGTTTAACCCGACATCCAATTCTCAGCCATCTCTCGGCTATCCAATGCTCAGACCACTATCTGGGACTAAATCTGGTTTAGGCTAG